The genomic stretch GTGCGGACACGATTGGGTGATCCCCCTGGTCGTTGCTATTCCGAGTATCATTCGATTTCGGCAGTGTTTGATTGAATATGTGCGTGTACGTCGAGCTGGTTTTAAACTGGAAAATCAGGGCGGCCAGCACCTCGCCAATGCTCTGAAATACGCCACAGCACTGCCCGTCATCTACCTTACCTCCAAATTGAGGAACTATAACCCTCTGGAGAGCTACGGATATAGCGAAATGAGTCTGTCACGAGTATTGTATGTTGTTTCTACTGATATATAAGTTTGGGAGGGGTAGAGGTTGGCTGACGACATCCCAGATACTTGTGCACCTTTGTCAACTCTGCTTACTCTTTCTACTGGGACGTCACCAAAGATTGGGACTTGACTCTCCTAACTTCAGCGCGCCGCGACGCACATCATCCTTACGGATTACGCCGGCACCGCCATTTTGCTGATCGGCAATACTATCTTGCTATTCTTGTAGATCTGGCTATTCGGTTTTCATGGTTATCCAGGTTTATGCCTGGCTTTGTCTGGCTTTGCGAGACGGAGGTGGGCATTTGGTTGCTCATGTTCCTTGAAGTCGCACGTCGGTGGATGTGGATCTTCTTGCGTGTGGAGACCGAATCTGGTGAGTTGCATTTCGCCCATGTGAGAACACTGGGAATGGATGCTAACTTGGTATCTATAGTCAGGAACAGCCGTGGACCGGCCCCTAATGACATTCTTCTCGGTGAATTCAACGGCAAATTGGATGCGGACTGAACTGCGGCCGTACTTTAAAATTGTTGAACACCGCCCTTTTTATAAATGACATGACTTGGTATATCCACGGATGTAGGACTTATTACTGtgattatgtatgtattccTTTCTAGTTGTTATTCTCTGCTACGCCCTTTGAGCGTCCTGCTCATCATTCGGTTCATTTCTTGGACCGCATTTATCGCTTCCTCGATCAAGCGAAAGACTTTCAAGTGATCATTTGTATGATATTCGCCAAGCATTGCGAGCTATTGTTGTGCACAGTACATAGTGgcaggtcttcttttttgcgTTTTCATTTTCTGCGCGCAACTACGCTACGGATATGTGGGTAATACACAATTGCAATATCGACAGGCAGACCCAAACAATGAAATGTAACTCAGAAACAAACTAAACATTCAACAAATTCCACACCCAAAGTTTCATGGATAATGGTCTAGTTGACCTCCAGTGAACTCCATCGCCTAAATTACCGCTGCAAAAGCCAGAACATGTAAGGAAAGTTATCCAGAAAGGTGCGTAGTCCTGGACGTTAAAGACGGTTGCTCATGACATGAGagatgtacatacactatATAACAAGATTATGTAAATGATATTTGCCATCGAAtgtaaaaaaagaaaagactaaGAATAGAACAGGGGCAGAAAAAGTGAATTTCAGCTACAGCATTCGTTCAGTTTTGGATGAGAGATCACCAAACCCTAATGTCTATTGTTGGGAGGATGGTTCTCGAACAGATCTTCCAGGTAAGCACTCGGGGTCCTTCCTTGCGTAGGAGATGCAAGGTTGACGGAGCTATTGGACGCCATGTGAGAATACCTCGAAGTGTTAAACTGAGGTTCATAGACACCACCGGGAGCATGAGTAGGCGTGCCAGGTGGGCTAGGGCCCGATTTTGTCCTCGTGTACCCCTGTGCCTGCGGGCCCATGCCCGGAAGATCAGACGCGGAGAACTGCATACTCTGGTGGCTACCACTACCAGCCGCAGCACTCCCAGCAGCATAATAACCCGCAGGAAGATAGCTTGAACCTCTGTTTCCGCCGCTGTGTATTCCAGCCGTGGGGGAGAAGAACAACCCGCTGTTGGATCTTGGGCCTTTGGAGGAGCGGTGGTTTGTGCGGTGGCCGCCGCCGATTTTTTCCAGGGACACGGCTGGTGCTGGGCCGCCGTGAGAGCGGTGCGCggatctctttctcctgtGGCGGAGGAGTCCCTTTGCCTCGGAGGATTGCATTATGGCTGCTTTCCGGACAGATCGGTTTACGGACCATGCGACCATTCCGCGCCAGGCTAGGAGTGCGAGGCCCACGAAGCCTAGGACTGCCCCGACGGCGATGAAGACGGTTCCTTCCGGGGTATCTGATGTTTGCATGTATGGTGCGTCGGCGAGTGGGGGGACTGTCACCACGGGGTAATCATTCGTTGCGGTGGAGGTTGTACTGGAGTCTGTAGATTTGGACTCggatgttgttgtcgttgctGATTTGTCTGTCGCGGATGTTTCCGTGGTCTTGGATGTCGTGGTAGTGTCATCTTTTGTCGTAGCTGTAGTGGTCTCCTTAGTTGTTACGTCGGTTGTCGACGCGGGGTCATTCCCAGTGGTATCTTGGGCCAAGGATATTTGCGCCAACATTAGAACGGCAATGAGGAGTAAAAGCCATGTGAAGGAGCGTTGGCGGCGGGCCTTGCGAAGGCCCGCGGCTCGAAGATTCATTGCTGAGACAGTCTAGCGAGCGAACGAGCGATATCGATGTCAATCTTTTTCAGACAAGAATAGGTTGTAGGCCAGGACGATTGCGCCCGGTATATCGCACTGATGATCCGAGCAGATATATAAACTCTGAGCCGATGAAGAGTTACCAGGCTCTGTGGTCAGAGATATGTTTGCATGCAATAGCGGTCGTCTGTCGCAAGTTGTGGGACGTGGATCTCTATCGGATAGTTCTCCACCAAAACACTGGATCGACAGCAACGAGATCTACTCCAAGGGCACAATGATCGTATAGATTAATAGAATGGTCAAATGAAAGACAAACACTGTTAGCCAGTGTAGCAAGGTTTATAGCGAATTAGGAAGCGAGAGATGAGGACAAATTATCAGTGGGTTACCCCCCCGGAGATCAGCGACAGGGAGATCCAAGACCACAACCGTTGCCCCGTCACGGGCCTTGTACATTCTGCCTTAGGCTAGAGTCTTGCGGAGAAGTCAAATTCACGTGATGCACTATATATAGGTCTCCTGTCTCAACAAAAGCCCGCGCTAGTCTCATATAGATTTGGCATATTTAATGATCTAAGAGACGAGTGCAGTAAAGCAGGTCTTATTGGCCCTGCATGAGCAAGCACGAAGTTAGACAGCTTTGAAAAATCCGTGACTAACATTCAGACCCATAACCACGCATGAAATATACAACATAGCATACACGATAAAACCTTGATGGTCTAGAGCAATTGACGAACGACTTTCAACCGATTTGGCATGCCGAACCAAAGAGTAAAAACAAATCCCAGGACGTTTATTCACCAAACCAACCACTAATCactgctgcttcttctgcacACTGGCGGACGTGTCCTTTTCAAAAGCGGCATAAGGGACTTCCAGGCTGGCAAGGGCGCTGAAGCCGACATACAAAATCATAATGAAGACAAAGGTTGCCATGAGTCCCATGAAGAGACCTGTTTACGTTAGTTTTCGTCATTCACAATGTTCAAGAGGGACAGGCTATTTCAAGGTCGCACCTGGTGTGAGGTACTGATACTCTTGGAAGAGTGACTTGTTAGATGCAGGCTCCGAGCGACGACTATGCGCCGCAAAATCTCGTTTCAAATCCATGTGAACAGGATCTTGGTAGGGATCAGTTTCGGATTGATAAATAACCGAGTCGGACTCCCCGAATTCCCTAGGTGATGTTACGTAGAGAATGGTGTACT from Aspergillus oryzae RIB40 DNA, chromosome 1 encodes the following:
- a CDS encoding EXS domain-containing protein (predicted small molecule transporter) is translated as MGPDQHAQLDRFSLFLPFPYRVAVILVAGFWGWGVNLQYLLKKNIDVPALIRYPARHSSSQRPHHVSTYHLATLLTVPLLLSLLIFWAATHGSTEKVESLDFIPQSYLIIFFIILLLPFNRLARSGRHRLFVTLKRISIGGLAEAQDGKFGDILLADALTSYAKVLADLVVTFCMFFTSGVSSTSKPDRKCGHDWVIPLVVAIPSIIRFRQCLIEYVRVRRAGFKLENQGGQHLANALKYATALPVIYLTSKLRNYNPLESYGYSEMSLSRVLYLCTFVNSAYSFYWDVTKDWDLTLLTSARRDAHHPYGLRRHRHFADRQYYLAILVDLAIRFSWLSRFMPGFVWLCETEVGIWLLMFLEVARRWMWIFLRVETESVRNSRGPAPNDILLGEFNGKLDAD
- a CDS encoding uncharacterized protein (predicted protein), translated to MNLRAAGLRKARRQRSFTWLLLLIAVLMLAQISLAQDTTGNDPASTTDVTTKETTTATTKDDTTTTSKTTETSATDKSATTTTSESKSTDSSTTSTATNDYPVVTVPPLADAPYMQTSDTPEGTVFIAVGAVLGFVGLALLAWRGMVAWSVNRSVRKAAIMQSSEAKGLLRHRRKRSAHRSHGGPAPAVSLEKIGGGHRTNHRSSKGPRSNSGLFFSPTAGIHSGGNRGSSYLPAGYYAAGSAAAGSGSHQSMQFSASDLPGMGPQAQGYTRTKSGPSPPGTPTHAPGGVYEPQFNTSRYSHMASNSSVNLASPTQGRTPSAYLEDLFENHPPNNRH